The Marinilongibacter aquaticus genome has a window encoding:
- a CDS encoding RrF2 family transcriptional regulator, whose product MFSKSCEYAIRAVICISQKSRNGERVGVKELAGLIDAPEHFIAKILQILSRKGIVLSMKGPNGGFFVDKRKSKISLSSIVLAIDGDKLYDECVLGLKTCSSDTPCPVHREYQEIKFKLIDMLEHNTIENFNDLIERGECFLKND is encoded by the coding sequence ATGTTTTCGAAATCATGCGAATATGCCATTCGTGCGGTGATCTGCATTTCGCAGAAATCGAGAAATGGCGAAAGAGTTGGGGTTAAAGAATTGGCGGGGCTAATAGATGCTCCGGAACATTTCATTGCGAAAATCTTACAAATACTCAGTCGGAAAGGGATTGTGCTTTCAATGAAGGGGCCCAATGGCGGTTTTTTCGTGGATAAACGTAAATCCAAAATCTCACTGTCTTCTATTGTTTTGGCCATCGATGGCGACAAACTGTACGACGAATGCGTGCTGGGTTTGAAAACCTGCTCTTCCGACACACCCTGCCCTGTACATCGCGAGTATCAGGAGATCAAGTTCAAATTGATCGATATGCTGGAACACAACACCATCGAAAATTTCAATGATTTAATTGAAAGGGGCGAGTGCTTTTTAAAGAACGATTGA
- a CDS encoding FecR family protein, producing the protein MNPFDYKKFFAKYLRAEHTEKEHTAFLKWFGQLSEDEKVLVMEAFQSLSKGRKWPETPEMDRWSQAIESRIDALEGAEKEPFLPIRKFWKPLPWVAAAAAVFVAVYMFLPKASLENKLTAKAEISKALEKEQFAVPEKAAVLMLNNGAVYTLSESSINEINEEGVSLEKGNDGFFLFQNTAASTNSQTQLVRTPASGQVNIQLPDGTRVWLNALSSISFPSQFSEGPRIVDLEGEAYFEVSKLNVNGVRKPFRVRTGRQEIEVLGTHFNVNSYADEDAIKTTLLEGRIVVHVKQAQVNAKETQVQLLPGQQSVLTKNETLLKVENVDSQMAVSWKEGFFNFKETEIREVMRQLARWYDIEIEYQGEVKHERFTGYLPKSMNLETLLQILEEGGGVKLEYENRKLHVRTI; encoded by the coding sequence ATGAACCCTTTTGATTACAAAAAATTCTTTGCCAAATACCTTCGGGCCGAGCATACTGAGAAAGAGCACACCGCTTTTTTAAAGTGGTTTGGCCAGCTTTCTGAAGACGAGAAGGTCCTAGTGATGGAAGCTTTTCAGTCTTTGAGTAAAGGTAGAAAATGGCCCGAAACACCCGAAATGGATCGGTGGTCGCAGGCGATCGAGTCACGAATCGATGCATTGGAAGGTGCGGAGAAGGAGCCTTTCTTGCCCATTCGTAAATTTTGGAAACCCTTGCCTTGGGTTGCGGCCGCTGCCGCAGTATTTGTGGCGGTGTACATGTTTTTGCCAAAGGCCTCGCTTGAGAATAAGTTGACGGCAAAGGCCGAAATCTCGAAAGCTTTGGAAAAGGAGCAATTTGCTGTGCCAGAGAAAGCGGCTGTTTTGATGCTGAACAACGGTGCCGTGTATACGCTTTCTGAATCGTCGATCAATGAAATAAACGAAGAGGGCGTGAGTTTAGAAAAGGGAAACGACGGTTTTTTCCTTTTTCAGAATACCGCGGCGTCTACCAATTCGCAAACCCAGCTTGTGCGAACACCGGCTTCGGGTCAGGTGAATATTCAATTGCCCGACGGCACCCGTGTTTGGTTGAATGCCTTGTCTTCAATCAGTTTTCCCAGTCAATTTTCTGAAGGGCCTCGAATCGTTGATCTGGAAGGCGAAGCTTATTTTGAAGTCAGTAAGCTGAATGTCAATGGTGTGCGAAAACCATTTCGGGTGCGTACCGGACGCCAAGAAATTGAAGTGCTCGGCACGCATTTCAACGTAAACTCCTACGCCGACGAAGACGCAATAAAAACGACCTTGCTCGAAGGGCGTATTGTGGTGCACGTTAAGCAAGCTCAAGTCAATGCAAAAGAAACTCAAGTGCAGCTTTTGCCCGGGCAACAGTCGGTATTGACCAAAAACGAAACCCTTTTGAAAGTGGAGAATGTAGATTCTCAAATGGCTGTTTCGTGGAAAGAAGGCTTTTTCAATTTCAAGGAAACAGAGATTCGAGAGGTTATGCGGCAACTTGCCCGTTGGTACGATATCGAAATTGAGTACCAAGGCGAAGTGAAACACGAACGTTTCACCGGCTATTTGCCCAAATCGATGAACCTTGAAACCCTGCTTCAAATTTTGGAAGAAGGAGGGGGGGTGAAATTGGAATACGAAAACCGCAAGCTGCACGTGCGGACAATATAA
- a CDS encoding TetR/AcrR family transcriptional regulator has protein sequence METYDLNEKQLAILGVAETLFAEKGFEAASVREIAKEAGVNLAMINYYFGSKEKLLESLFLYKTTTFRLSLEVIAKNEKLTSREKLIVLATSYIDRVFSNSNFHKIMIKSSDTESPALFDTITKMKLKNRDVIHRIIQDGIDQKEFSPSLTAEKVMSVVFGVICYVQLNKRYYAAIWDFDESDEGQKALKKKVTEHIVFTIKAILNYNENE, from the coding sequence ATGGAAACGTATGATTTGAACGAAAAACAGCTTGCCATACTCGGAGTGGCCGAAACTCTTTTTGCCGAAAAAGGATTTGAAGCCGCAAGCGTGCGTGAAATTGCCAAAGAGGCGGGTGTAAACTTGGCCATGATCAATTACTATTTCGGATCGAAGGAGAAGTTGCTTGAGTCTCTGTTTTTGTACAAAACGACGACATTCAGATTGAGCTTGGAAGTAATCGCCAAAAACGAAAAGCTGACAAGCCGCGAAAAATTAATCGTATTGGCCACTTCATACATCGATAGGGTATTCAGCAATTCCAATTTTCATAAGATAATGATCAAGTCTTCGGATACGGAATCCCCGGCCCTTTTCGACACGATCACCAAAATGAAATTGAAAAACAGAGATGTCATTCACCGCATCATTCAAGACGGCATCGATCAAAAAGAGTTTTCTCCAAGCCTTACCGCAGAAAAAGTGATGTCTGTGGTTTTCGGCGTGATCTGCTATGTGCAATTGAACAAACGATATTATGCGGCCATTTGGGACTTCGACGAGTCTGATGAAGGCCAAAAAGCCCTAAAGAAAAAGGTTACAGAACATATTGTCTTCACTATAAAAGCGATTTTAAACTACAATGAAAATGAATAA
- a CDS encoding HlyD family secretion protein, producing the protein MEQGKKKKINKGFLGVLIAILVVGIAAGAYAYIHGLSHETTDDAQLEANISAIVPKVSGYIQEIRVKDNQMVHKGDTLFVLDDSEFRLKLMQAEAAKDIANGQLQVAKTGILSANTVVPISQASAHSAEANVATANANIEAAKVELWRAQNDYERYANLYADRSITKQQFEQAQAAKESAEKRLKVLEEQRNAIEKQVSVAARQVKNSQSQVSAARSQISVAEASIEQNDVAIENAKLFLSYTVILAPADGQLSKINLQPGQLVQAGQSLCMLVDVHDQWVVANFKETQMEKMRVGQKVEMEVDAFPKEKIIGTVNSIAPATGSKFALLPPDNASGNFVKTIQRIPVKITLDEQKMLDLLRPGMNVEVDVLIQ; encoded by the coding sequence ATGGAACAAGGAAAAAAGAAAAAAATCAATAAAGGGTTTTTGGGTGTGCTGATTGCCATTCTTGTAGTCGGTATCGCCGCAGGGGCATACGCGTACATCCATGGCCTTTCGCACGAAACCACAGACGATGCCCAACTTGAGGCCAATATCTCGGCTATCGTGCCCAAAGTATCGGGTTATATCCAAGAAATCCGAGTGAAAGACAATCAAATGGTACACAAGGGCGACACCCTTTTTGTACTCGACGATTCGGAATTCAGATTGAAACTGATGCAAGCCGAAGCGGCCAAAGACATCGCAAACGGACAGCTACAAGTGGCCAAAACGGGTATCCTTTCAGCCAATACCGTAGTGCCGATCAGCCAAGCCTCTGCACACAGTGCCGAAGCCAATGTAGCCACTGCAAACGCCAATATCGAAGCCGCCAAAGTTGAACTTTGGAGAGCCCAAAACGATTACGAGCGTTACGCCAATTTGTACGCCGACCGTTCAATCACCAAACAGCAATTCGAGCAAGCCCAGGCGGCCAAAGAATCGGCCGAGAAAAGATTGAAAGTATTGGAAGAGCAACGCAACGCCATTGAAAAGCAAGTAAGCGTAGCCGCCCGTCAGGTAAAAAATAGCCAATCGCAAGTTTCTGCTGCCAGAAGTCAGATCTCTGTGGCCGAAGCCAGCATCGAGCAAAACGATGTGGCCATTGAAAATGCCAAGCTTTTTTTGAGCTATACTGTAATCTTAGCTCCAGCAGACGGACAATTGTCGAAAATAAACCTTCAACCAGGCCAATTGGTGCAAGCGGGCCAAAGCCTGTGCATGTTGGTGGATGTACACGATCAATGGGTTGTGGCGAATTTCAAAGAAACGCAAATGGAAAAAATGCGTGTCGGGCAAAAAGTTGAGATGGAAGTGGATGCCTTTCCGAAAGAGAAAATCATCGGTACGGTCAATTCGATTGCTCCGGCTACGGGTTCAAAATTTGCTCTTTTGCCTCCAGACAATGCCTCAGGAAACTTCGTGAAAACGATCCAACGTATTCCCGTGAAAATTACTTTGGACGAACAGAAAATGCTGGACTTGCTTAGACCCGGCATGAATGTGGAAGTCGACGTGTTGATCCAGTAA
- a CDS encoding DHA2 family efflux MFS transporter permease subunit, with protein sequence MEDQLVEYGFRRVIITITAIMCALLEIVDTTIVNVALNDMKGSLGVTLTDVAWVVTAYAIANVIIVPMTSWLSQQFGRRNYFAASIIIFTVASFLCGNASSIYELIVFRFIQGMGGGALLVTAQTIITESYPKEKRGIAQAIYGMGVIVGPTLGPPLGGYIVDHFSWPYIFYINIPIGIIATFLTLTFVRSPKYSDKLALNQVDFIGIILLAMAVGSLQFVLEHGQQDDWFNDNLILALSIVSGLGFYMFIWRELVAEHPIVNLKVLKDSNLRIGVIMSFILGFGLYGSTFIIPIYLQSILGWTATDAGMLLVPSSITTALMMPIIGNLLQKGVAPKYLVAGGFLIFFVYSLWAYSVLTPDTGSEHFVWPLIVRGAGLGLLFVPITTLSLSALKGREIGDGAAFTGMMRQLGGSFGIAIITTYLASQNMHHRNDLVNHIRVDSPTVQSRVAGLVQTFQAKGFTTDQALAKAYNMLDLSVTRQVAVLSYMDVFLVLGILFLACIPFILLIKKGAGKIDGGAGMH encoded by the coding sequence ATGGAAGATCAATTGGTAGAATATGGGTTTCGACGCGTGATCATCACCATAACGGCTATCATGTGTGCTCTGCTCGAAATTGTGGACACCACAATTGTGAACGTAGCCCTGAACGACATGAAAGGTAGCTTGGGCGTGACCCTCACCGATGTAGCATGGGTGGTGACGGCCTATGCAATCGCAAACGTGATCATTGTACCCATGACAAGCTGGCTTTCTCAGCAATTTGGACGCAGAAACTACTTTGCAGCCTCCATTATCATATTTACCGTAGCTTCGTTTTTATGTGGCAACGCCTCCTCTATCTACGAACTCATCGTTTTCCGTTTCATTCAGGGTATGGGTGGTGGAGCCCTTTTGGTGACCGCCCAAACCATCATTACGGAAAGCTACCCGAAAGAAAAGCGGGGCATCGCCCAAGCCATTTACGGTATGGGGGTAATCGTTGGCCCTACTTTGGGCCCTCCATTGGGTGGATACATTGTCGACCACTTTTCATGGCCGTACATTTTCTACATCAACATTCCGATCGGGATCATTGCCACATTCTTGACACTGACTTTTGTGCGTAGTCCAAAATACTCCGACAAACTGGCTCTAAATCAAGTGGATTTCATTGGCATTATCCTTTTGGCAATGGCGGTGGGTTCTTTGCAATTTGTACTCGAACACGGACAACAAGACGACTGGTTCAATGACAATTTGATCCTCGCTCTAAGTATTGTTTCGGGATTGGGTTTCTATATGTTCATTTGGCGTGAGTTGGTAGCCGAGCACCCTATTGTAAATCTGAAAGTACTGAAAGACAGCAATTTGAGGATAGGTGTTATTATGTCGTTCATTCTGGGTTTCGGACTTTACGGTTCTACTTTCATCATTCCCATCTATCTGCAATCCATTCTCGGATGGACCGCCACAGATGCGGGAATGCTTTTGGTGCCCAGTTCGATCACCACGGCTCTCATGATGCCAATCATTGGTAATTTGCTTCAAAAAGGCGTGGCCCCGAAATATTTGGTCGCTGGCGGTTTCTTGATCTTCTTCGTCTACAGTTTATGGGCTTACAGCGTGCTTACACCCGATACGGGAAGCGAGCATTTTGTGTGGCCACTGATTGTACGGGGAGCCGGTCTTGGTTTGCTTTTCGTACCGATCACCACACTTTCGCTGTCGGCTTTGAAAGGCCGCGAAATTGGAGATGGTGCAGCCTTTACGGGTATGATGCGTCAATTGGGCGGTTCCTTTGGGATTGCCATCATCACCACCTATTTGGCCTCGCAGAACATGCACCATAGAAACGACTTGGTGAATCACATTCGTGTGGATTCGCCCACAGTACAAAGCCGAGTGGCCGGATTGGTGCAGACTTTTCAAGCGAAAGGCTTTACCACCGATCAGGCTTTGGCCAAAGCATACAATATGCTCGACCTGTCTGTAACCCGGCAAGTGGCCGTGCTCTCGTATATGGACGTATTCCTGGTACTGGGCATTCTGTTTTTGGCTTGTATTCCTTTTATTCTTTTGATCAAAAAGGGAGCCGGAAAAATCGACGGCGGTGCCGGCATGCACTAA
- a CDS encoding TolC family protein: protein MNKLLITLCCMLVSLGVWAQSPDTQLSQAVEAAIAHSKAVETAKTGVALAKSEQQTVKDARLPEISASGQFMYLPIVPNLNLKFQQEQAQQSSGESGQDASQSQGFPVPKTLELGMVSASLPLYTGGKLKNNLLLSEEKTEASKISLNIQREAAAMQAIQLYTGIYKVKETLKLLEQNLHKSENRIHDFENFVENGLLAQNDLLKAKLQYSNIELSKEETLNQLSNLTYRLNKLTDSEASRTWDTENLMFDAPQIVPADLNFSLRKDLALYRQNNKMAKMGIALSKGNYFPTVALSAGYIAANISQVATITNAVNLGVAVKYNISSLYKNQSEVKVAQLKLAQAESKFAEAEEKASVEVQEAKNQLNLTAKKVDTYNLAITQAEENLRIITNKHKNGLADTDQLLEADLQYLQAKINQKAAKADQLLAWYQLSYASGNLLDYFQIK, encoded by the coding sequence ATGAATAAACTACTGATTACGCTATGCTGCATGCTGGTGTCTTTGGGTGTTTGGGCCCAATCGCCCGACACACAATTGAGCCAAGCTGTGGAGGCGGCGATCGCTCACAGCAAAGCCGTGGAAACGGCCAAAACAGGTGTAGCCTTGGCCAAGTCTGAGCAGCAAACTGTAAAAGATGCACGCTTGCCCGAAATCTCGGCTTCGGGGCAGTTCATGTATCTGCCCATCGTGCCCAATTTGAACCTGAAATTCCAACAAGAGCAAGCTCAGCAATCGAGTGGAGAAAGTGGACAGGATGCTTCGCAATCGCAAGGTTTTCCTGTACCGAAAACGCTCGAACTGGGTATGGTTTCGGCTTCTTTGCCGCTTTATACGGGCGGGAAATTGAAAAACAATCTACTGCTTTCTGAGGAAAAAACAGAGGCCAGTAAAATCAGCTTGAATATCCAACGCGAAGCAGCCGCCATGCAGGCCATTCAGCTTTACACTGGAATTTACAAGGTGAAGGAAACGCTGAAGTTGTTGGAACAAAACTTGCACAAATCGGAAAACAGAATTCACGATTTCGAAAATTTCGTGGAAAATGGACTGCTCGCTCAAAATGATTTGCTCAAGGCAAAATTGCAATATTCCAATATCGAACTTTCGAAAGAAGAAACCTTGAACCAACTGAGCAACCTCACGTATCGCTTGAATAAATTGACCGACAGCGAGGCCAGCCGTACATGGGATACCGAAAACCTGATGTTCGACGCACCACAGATTGTGCCCGCAGACCTGAACTTCTCGCTGCGTAAAGATCTAGCCCTCTACCGCCAAAACAACAAAATGGCCAAAATGGGCATTGCTCTGAGCAAAGGCAATTATTTCCCCACTGTGGCTCTGTCTGCCGGTTACATCGCTGCAAACATCAGCCAAGTAGCCACGATTACCAATGCGGTAAATCTTGGGGTGGCCGTCAAATACAACATTTCTTCGCTTTACAAAAATCAGAGTGAAGTGAAAGTGGCTCAACTGAAACTGGCCCAAGCCGAGAGCAAGTTTGCCGAAGCCGAAGAAAAAGCCTCGGTTGAGGTGCAGGAAGCCAAAAATCAATTGAACCTCACGGCCAAAAAGGTAGACACTTACAATTTGGCCATTACGCAGGCCGAAGAAAATTTGAGAATCATTACCAATAAACACAAAAACGGCTTAGCCGACACCGACCAATTGTTGGAAGCTGACCTACAATACCTACAAGCCAAAATAAACCAAAAAGCGGCAAAAGCCGATCAACTGTTGGCTTGGTATCAATTGAGCTACGCTTCCGGAAATTTACTCGACTATTTTCAAATCAAATAA
- a CDS encoding RNA polymerase sigma factor translates to MEVGYTDECENTIKESELLARIAGHDREAFTVLYTQYLQQIYQFVYLFTKSKDESEELSQEVFIKVWIKRESLGEVKSFRNYLFRMTKNLVIDHIRKQRQFEDISENEEQYAANPKFEADIILEDSFSLLERAVHKLPQKRRQIFEMNVKMEMSLDEIAEQMNISKSVVKKQLYAARHSVKEYLMKYGELGISELLICAAWLGYIQ, encoded by the coding sequence GTGGAAGTCGGATATACAGACGAATGTGAAAATACAATAAAGGAAAGCGAACTTCTTGCCCGTATCGCGGGACACGACAGGGAGGCTTTTACGGTGCTGTATACACAGTATTTGCAACAGATATACCAGTTTGTTTATCTTTTCACAAAGTCGAAAGACGAAAGTGAGGAGTTGTCTCAAGAAGTGTTTATCAAGGTTTGGATTAAACGCGAATCGCTGGGAGAGGTCAAATCTTTTCGGAATTATTTGTTCAGAATGACCAAAAATTTGGTGATCGATCATATCCGGAAACAGAGGCAGTTTGAAGACATCAGCGAAAATGAAGAACAATACGCAGCCAACCCTAAGTTTGAGGCGGATATTATACTCGAAGATTCTTTCAGCCTACTGGAACGGGCGGTGCATAAATTGCCACAGAAACGTCGGCAAATTTTTGAGATGAACGTAAAGATGGAAATGTCTTTGGATGAGATCGCCGAACAGATGAACATTTCCAAGTCTGTGGTGAAAAAACAACTTTACGCCGCTCGGCATTCGGTGAAAGAATACCTTATGAAATACGGTGAATTGGGCATTTCAGAGCTGCTGATCTGTGCGGCTTGGCTGGGCTACATTCAATAA
- the clpB gene encoding ATP-dependent chaperone ClpB, translating to MNLNKYTTKAQEVLQQAVQMAQGNQQQAVETGHLLKALTEMDPNTTSFLFNKTGVNEKVVVEKLDNIVSGYPIVSGGGQPYLSNGLSSVLGSAEKKLKDFGDEYISVEILYLALAMASDSVGKMLKEFGFKEKAVEQAIRELRGSNGSVKDQGAENKYQSLSRYSINLNEQAKKGKIDPVIGRDEEIRRVLQILSRRTKNNPILLGEPGVGKTAIVEGLAQRIVQGDVPENLKAKTLVSLDLGLLVAGAKYKGEFEERLKAVIKEVTDSNGEIILFIDEIHTLIGAGGGGEGAMDAANLLKPALARGELHAIGATTLKEYQKYIEKDKALERRFQAVTVDEPSVADAISILRGIKEKYEVHHGVRIQDDAVIAAVELSNRYISDRFLPDKAIDLMDESASKLRLEMDSMPEEMDELRRRIMQLEIEREAIRREKDHEKEGVLNKELAELNEKFNGYKAQWENEKSKVGEIRALKEQIESLKFEAEQAARESDLGKVAEIRYGKLPEAENKLKVLAAKIDGEEKGQHLINEEVTAEDIAEVVAKWTGIPVSKMLQSDREKLLHLENVLKKRVAGQEEPIELVADAVRRSRAGMQDPRRPIGSFLFLGTTGVGKTELAKTLASYLFNDESAMVRIDMSEYQERHAVSRLVGAPPGYVGYDEGGQLTEAVRRKPYSVILLDEIEKAHPDVWNILLQVLDDGRLTDNKGRVANFKNTIVIMTSNIGSQLIQEKFSEAKGDQEAWKQYYKEEARNGVLDLLKNTVRPEFLNRIDEIVLFDPLSKENIRQIVDIQFAEITKRLYEQGITLDATDQVLDKLADDGFDPVFGARPLKRTIQRSVLNELSKLILAGKVDKETVIMMDLDEEGKIVFENVQNSQLINNLAD from the coding sequence ATGAATTTAAACAAATATACGACAAAGGCCCAGGAGGTATTGCAGCAGGCAGTACAGATGGCCCAGGGCAATCAACAGCAAGCCGTGGAAACAGGGCATTTGTTGAAAGCCTTGACCGAAATGGATCCGAATACCACCTCGTTTTTATTCAATAAAACAGGGGTAAATGAGAAGGTTGTAGTCGAGAAACTGGATAATATAGTGAGTGGGTATCCCATCGTAAGTGGGGGTGGCCAGCCTTATCTGAGCAACGGGCTTTCGTCTGTCTTGGGTTCGGCAGAAAAGAAACTCAAAGATTTTGGCGACGAATACATCAGCGTAGAAATCTTGTATTTGGCTTTGGCCATGGCTTCCGATTCTGTGGGTAAAATGCTCAAAGAATTCGGTTTTAAAGAGAAGGCCGTAGAACAAGCCATTCGCGAGCTTCGCGGATCAAACGGTTCGGTGAAAGATCAAGGTGCCGAAAATAAGTACCAATCCTTGAGCCGCTACAGTATCAACTTGAACGAACAAGCAAAAAAGGGCAAGATTGACCCTGTGATTGGTCGGGATGAAGAGATACGCCGGGTGCTCCAGATTCTTTCGAGAAGAACCAAAAATAACCCCATTCTTTTGGGTGAGCCGGGTGTAGGTAAAACGGCCATCGTAGAAGGTTTGGCCCAACGTATTGTACAGGGCGATGTGCCCGAAAACTTGAAAGCCAAAACCTTGGTCTCCCTCGATTTGGGTTTGTTGGTGGCGGGGGCCAAATACAAAGGCGAATTTGAGGAACGTTTAAAAGCGGTAATCAAAGAAGTGACCGATTCGAATGGAGAGATTATTCTTTTCATTGACGAAATCCACACCTTGATCGGGGCCGGCGGAGGCGGAGAAGGTGCGATGGATGCGGCGAATTTATTGAAACCCGCATTGGCCCGTGGCGAACTGCATGCCATTGGAGCCACAACTTTGAAAGAATACCAAAAGTATATCGAGAAAGACAAGGCTTTGGAGCGGAGGTTTCAGGCCGTTACGGTAGACGAGCCCTCAGTGGCCGATGCCATCTCGATCTTGAGGGGTATCAAAGAAAAATACGAAGTGCATCACGGTGTACGTATTCAGGATGATGCGGTGATTGCGGCGGTAGAGCTTTCGAACCGTTATATCTCCGATCGTTTTTTGCCCGATAAAGCCATTGATTTGATGGATGAATCGGCGTCCAAATTGCGTTTGGAAATGGATTCGATGCCCGAAGAAATGGATGAGTTGCGAAGAAGGATCATGCAGTTGGAAATCGAGCGTGAGGCTATTCGCAGAGAAAAGGATCACGAGAAAGAGGGCGTGTTGAATAAAGAATTGGCCGAATTGAACGAGAAATTCAATGGCTATAAAGCCCAGTGGGAAAACGAAAAGAGCAAGGTGGGAGAAATCCGTGCTTTGAAAGAGCAGATCGAAAGCTTGAAGTTTGAGGCCGAGCAGGCTGCCCGCGAGAGCGATTTGGGCAAAGTGGCCGAGATACGTTACGGGAAATTGCCCGAAGCAGAGAATAAATTGAAAGTATTGGCGGCCAAAATTGATGGCGAAGAGAAGGGGCAACATTTGATCAATGAGGAAGTGACTGCGGAAGATATTGCCGAAGTGGTAGCCAAATGGACAGGTATTCCTGTTTCTAAGATGTTGCAAAGCGACAGGGAAAAACTGCTGCATTTGGAAAATGTCTTGAAAAAGCGTGTCGCTGGACAAGAAGAACCAATCGAATTGGTGGCGGACGCTGTCAGAAGGTCACGGGCTGGTATGCAAGATCCAAGACGCCCCATTGGAAGTTTTCTTTTCTTGGGCACCACGGGTGTGGGTAAAACCGAGTTGGCAAAAACCTTGGCCAGTTATTTGTTCAATGACGAGTCGGCCATGGTACGTATAGATATGTCAGAATATCAAGAAAGGCATGCCGTAAGCCGTTTGGTTGGGGCCCCTCCGGGCTATGTGGGATACGATGAAGGTGGGCAGCTCACCGAAGCTGTGCGTAGAAAACCGTATTCTGTCATTCTGTTGGATGAAATCGAAAAGGCTCATCCCGATGTGTGGAATATATTGCTTCAGGTATTGGACGACGGCAGATTGACCGACAACAAAGGCCGTGTGGCGAATTTCAAAAATACCATCGTGATAATGACCTCAAATATTGGTTCTCAGTTGATTCAGGAAAAATTTTCTGAAGCAAAAGGTGACCAAGAGGCTTGGAAGCAGTATTATAAAGAGGAAGCCCGAAATGGTGTGCTCGATTTATTAAAAAATACGGTTCGGCCTGAATTTCTCAATAGAATTGACGAAATTGTATTGTTCGATCCTCTGAGCAAAGAAAATATACGCCAGATCGTGGATATTCAATTTGCCGAAATCACGAAGCGTTTGTATGAGCAAGGGATTACCCTTGATGCGACAGACCAAGTATTGGACAAGTTGGCAGACGATGGCTTCGACCCTGTATTTGGGGCAAGGCCTCTGAAAAGAACCATTCAACGCAGTGTGTTGAATGAATTGTCCAAATTGATATTGGCTGGGAAAGTGGACAAAGAGACAGTAATTATGATGGATTTGGATGAAGAAGGAAAAATTGTCTTTGAAAATGTTCAAAACAGCCAATTGATTAATAATTTAGCGGATTAA